In a genomic window of Thunnus thynnus chromosome 16, fThuThy2.1, whole genome shotgun sequence:
- the yipf6 gene encoding protein YIPF6 yields MAAAEEASRPFAGLSDVSISEDIPVEGDIAVPIGSSRREDEFSTLDEPVKETILRDLRAVGNKFVHVLYPQRSSALLRDWDLWGPLLLCVTLALLLQGGAADSDEQGGPQFAEVFVIVWFGSIIITLNSKLLGGTISFFQSLCVLGYCIMPLTVAMAVCRIVLIGGSGTVSFAVRLAVVIASFSWSTFASTAFLADSQPPNRKALVVYPVFLFYFVIGWMVLTFSPSQ; encoded by the exons ATGGCGGCAGCGGAGGAGGCCAGCAGGCCGTTCGCCGGGCTGTCGGATGTCTCCATCTCGGAGGACATCCCGGTGGAGGGGGACATCGCCGTGCCCATCGGCTCATCTCGGCGGGAGGATGAGTTCTCCACGCTGGACGAGCCGGTGAAGGAGACCATCCTGCGGGACCTACGGGCGGTGGGGAACAAGTTCGTCCACGTACTGTACCCGCAGCGCAGCTCGGCGCTGCTGCGGGACTGGGACCTGTGGGGCCCGCTGCTGCTGTGCGTGACGCTGGCGCTGCTGCTGCAGGGCGGCGCGGCAGACAGCGACGAGCAGGGTGGCCCGCAGTTCGCCGAG GTCTTCGTCATCGTCTGGTTCGgctccatcatcatcaccctCAACTCCAAACTGCTGGGCGGCACCATCTCGTTCTTCCAGAGCCTGTGCGTGTTGGGATACTGCATCATGCCTCTGACGGTGGCCATGGCCGTGTGCCGGATCGTCCTGATCGGCGGCTCGGGCACGGTCAGCTTCGCCGTGCGGCTGGCGGTGGTCATTGCGTCCTTCAGCTGGTCCACCTTCGCCTCCACGGCCTTCCTCGCCGACAGCCAGCCGCCCAACCGCAAGGCGCTGGTGGTGTACCCGGTGTTCCTCTTCTACTTTGTGATCGGCTGGATGGTCCTGACGTTCTCGCCGTCGCagtag